One Vigna unguiculata cultivar IT97K-499-35 chromosome 11, ASM411807v1, whole genome shotgun sequence DNA window includes the following coding sequences:
- the LOC114168294 gene encoding uncharacterized protein LOC114168294, with product MDIHTPMITQGWNQLRSFYGDQSDKLVVFKYVGNSSFVIHVSKRSANTGIKTKFLNNVAIRRPLSMSNLIHFTVELSTYYCQASDLYLKKEFATYFQNSGLSSVVLHGPRGKVECKLIIRRRSVKIGSGWKDFCALHQLSVQDHPELFFEVESQRTSRDIKVLYPLFWF from the exons ATGGATATTCACACTCCAATGATTACTCAAGGCTGGAACCAACTAAGATCTTTCTATGGAGATCAGTCAGACAAGTTGGTTGTGTTCAAATACGTGGGAAATTCATCTTTCGTAATCCACGTCTCTAAACGTTCTGCAAACACAGGAATCAAGACCAAGTTCCTCAACAATGTTGCCATACGTCGTCCTCTCTCTATGTCGAACTTAATCCATTTTACTGTTGAACTATCCACATACTACTGTCAAGCAAGCGACCTG TATTTGAAGAAAGAATTTGCTACTTATTTTCAAAACAGTGGACTTTCTTCTGTTGTTTTACATGGACCCCGAGGCAAGGTCGAGtgtaaattgataataagacgTAGGTCTGTTAAGATAGGATCTGGCTGGAAAGACTTTTGTGCTCTTCATCAACTCTCTGTACAGGATCACCCtgaattattttttgaagttgaaagtCAAAGAACAAGCAGAGATATCAAAGTTCTTTATCCACTTTTTTGGTTTTaa